From the genome of Pueribacillus theae, one region includes:
- the arsC gene encoding arsenate reductase (thioredoxin) has protein sequence MAKKTIYFLCTGNSCRSQMAEGWAKKYLGDEREVHSAGIEAHGLNPNAVKAMKEAGIDISNQTSDIIDPEILNNADLVVTLCGDAADKCPMTSPHVKREHWGFDDPAGKDWSEFQRVRDEIGDRIKRFAETGE, from the coding sequence ATGGCTAAAAAAACAATTTATTTCTTATGTACAGGAAACTCTTGCAGAAGCCAGATGGCAGAAGGATGGGCGAAAAAATATTTAGGTGATGAGCGGGAAGTGCATAGTGCCGGGATTGAGGCACATGGACTGAATCCAAATGCAGTCAAAGCAATGAAAGAAGCTGGTATTGATATATCAAATCAAACATCCGATATTATTGATCCTGAAATTTTAAACAATGCAGATTTAGTCGTTACATTATGCGGCGATGCGGCTGACAAATGCCCGATGACATCACCGCACGTAAAGCGTGAACACTGGGGATTTGATGACCCGGCCGGAAAAGATTGGTCTGAATTTCAGCGTGTCCGTGATGAAATTGGAGACAGAATTAAACGTTTTGCTGAAACGGGTGAATAG
- a CDS encoding YnfA family protein, with protein MIYAFALFIFAGLAEIGGGYLIWLWLREGKPIYWGVFGGIALALYGVIATFQTFPSFGRVYAAYGGVFVILSVLWGWGIDKKTPDLYDWVGAGICLVGVSVMLFAPRN; from the coding sequence ATGATATATGCGTTCGCGCTATTTATTTTTGCGGGACTTGCCGAAATTGGTGGAGGCTATCTGATATGGCTGTGGTTAAGAGAAGGTAAGCCTATTTATTGGGGTGTTTTCGGAGGAATAGCCTTGGCTTTGTACGGTGTTATTGCTACATTTCAAACATTCCCATCATTTGGCAGAGTGTATGCTGCATACGGAGGAGTATTTGTCATTCTTTCTGTTCTATGGGGATGGGGAATTGATAAAAAAACACCAGATTTATACGATTGGGTAGGTGCTGGCATATGTTTAGTTGGTGTCTCAGTTATGTTGTTTGCACCTCGCAATTAA